The genomic window ACTCGACTCAAGGTACCAAATGCAAATACCTTTTATTTGTAGAgtataattcaaaatgtaataagaaataggcctttacatgtTGTCACTTTATATAAACTATTTATTCATTGAATTTACAGAATGTGTCTATCGTGATATGTATCGATATCGGGATATGAAATTACCTATATCGGGATAtgagattttggccatatcgcccatcCCTAACTTGGACTATgtaagtttgttggtgatgtggacaccaaggaacttgaagctctcaacctgctccactacagccccgtcgatgagaatggaggcgtgctcggtcctctttttcctgtagtccacaatcatctcctttgtcttgatcacgttgagggagatgtttttgtcctggcacctacccttatcacctgggggcggcccgtcaggaagtccaggatccagttgcagagggaggtgtttagtcccaggttccttagcttattgatgagctttgagggcactatggtgttgaacgctgagctgtagtcaatgaatagcattctcacataggtgttccttttgtccaggtgggaaagggtagtgtggagtgcaatagagattgcatcatctgtggatctgttagggtggtatgcaaattggagtaggcctagggtttctgggataatggtgttcatgtgagccatgaccagcctttcaaagcacttcatggcaacagacctgagtgctacgggttggtagtcatttaggcaggttaccttagtattcttgggcacagggactatggtggtctgcttataacatgttggtattacagactcggacagggagaggttgaaaatgtcagtgaagacacttgccagttggtcagcgcatgcttgcagtacacgtcctggtaatctgtctgtgaaTGTTCATCTTAAGGacccgcccctttttttcaattttcacctaaaaagacatacccaaatctgactgcctgtagctcaggccctgaagcaaggaccTTATTTCCGATTAATGCTCTTGGGTGCAGCTCAAACAATAAATCAGAGAACTGGAGGGGTTACCAAGGGCTTACTCTAGTGGTGCGGAAGTAGGTTTCAAAGTTGACATGGACGTTAAAGTCGATTTCAAAGGCCTTCTTAGGCTTTCTCTTGCGACCCTCCTTCTCAGGCATGTTGTCCtctacacacgcacgcacacacacacacacacacacgagcgagACAGAGGAATGAACAGGTGCTATTTAGTGGCCAATGCTGTTAAGGAATTCACCCAAACACATATAAACTACATATACAACATGGCTTTGTGTGTACAACCACCACTCACTCTTGTGCAGAGGTTTGAAGCGCCAGTAGCCAGGACCTGCCCAGGCAGCCATGGTCCTAGGGCTGAAGTAGGAGTACTCTCTGGGCTGGTTGGACAGCTGCAGACACATGGTGGCTATGTCCCTCTCTCCAATGGGAATCACATCCCTGTGGACAGGCAGCCACACCACAGAATTACATTAAAATACatggccagcagcataccaccctgcatcccactgctggcttgcctctgaagctaagcagggttggttctGGTCGGTTCCTGGATgtgagaccagatgctgctggaagtggtgttggcgggccagtaggaggcaccctttcctctgataaaaataaataaaagccaaTCCACCTgtgcagtgattggggacattgccctgtgtatggtaccgtctttcagatgggacgttaaacgagTGTCCTgactgtggtcactaaagatcctaTGGCATTTATTGTacgagtaggggtgttaaccccggtgtccttgCTAAATTCCTAATCTGGCCCGCATActatcatggccacctaatcgtCTAATTGGCTCATccatctcccctgtaactatttccCAAGATGGAAAAGAAACATCAGTTTCATTTTTAAACCTAGACCGAGAAAAATATGGATTTAATAAACACATCTTCAGTTAATCCAATTACTTTTGCTCAGATAAGTAACTCCAATTCTAAAGCTTGCCTGGACCTAAGTTAAGGAGGTCAAAGTCATTAGTAGAGCTTTTTCTGTCGAGTCAAATTGTTTCCCTTCATTCATTCAGACATCTAAACTGGACATTTAATGGGTTTGGGTGTGTTGCCGTCATAACAGTTTTGAAACACTCAGGACATCATggtacacaaaacaacaacaaaactagAGACAGAACAAGGTCAATTCAAGCTACCGGACCGGTTTCCTTGTGGGATACCATTCCTCGTGAAACATCGCTGGGATCCTCTatggcaggtattcccaaactggggtatgcataatgctgtcgggggtacgccaaataaaaatgtgattcacacacacacacacacacaacacacacacacacacacacacacagtgagggaaaaaagtatttgatcccctgctgattttgtacgcttgcccactgacaaagaaattatcagtctataattttaaatggtaggtttatttgaacagtgagagacagaataacaataaaaaaatccagaaaaacacatgtcaaaaatgttataaaatgatttgcattttaatgagggaaataaatatttgaccccctctcaatcagaaagatttcaggctcccaggtgtcttttataaaaaggtaacgaactgagattaggagcacactctacaggcttccctgtagctcagttggtagagcatggtgtttgcaacgccagggttgtgggttcgattcccacagggggccagtacgaaaaaaaataaatgtatgaaatgtatgcattcactactaagtcgctctggataagagcgtctgctaaatgagtaaaatgtaaaaaaatgttaaagggagtgctactaatctcagcttgttacctgtttaaaagacacctgtccacagaatcaatcagataccaaactctccaccatggccaagaccaaagagctctccaaggatgtcagggacaagattgtagacctacacaagaatggaatgggctacaagaccatcaccaagcaacTTGGTGAGAAGTAGACAAcagtgcgattattcgcaaaagaaacacaaaagaactgtcaatatccctcggcctggggctccatacaagatctcacctcgtggagttgcaatgatcatgagaacggtgaggaatcagcccagaactacacgggagtatcttgtcaatgatctcaaggcagctgggaccatagtcaccaagtaaacaattggtaacacactacgccgtgaaggactgaaatcctgcagcacccgcaaggcccccctgctcaagaaagcacatatacatgcccgtctgaagtttgccaatgaacatctgaatgattcagaggacaactgggtgaaagtgttgtggtcagttgagaacaaaatggagctctttggcatcaactcgccgtgtttggaggaggatgaATGCGGCCTAtgaccaagaacaccatccccaccgtcaaacatggaggtggaaaccttatgctttgggggtgtttttctgctaaggggacaggacaacttcaccgcatcaaaagggACGATGTACGTCAAAtcttaataaatgtatcgtatagtgtgtggtaggcacaatgatggcaaaaaaaacaacatttgagactgcgctgaccctggtgctacaGGGGGTACGCAGctagaggttgaatgtttgaaggggtacgggactataaagtgtttgggaaccactgctctagaggtATAAACAAGCAGAGTACCAACAAACGCCCCCAGGTTGTTACCACCCTGTAACAAACACCCTCAGTACACTCAccttcctctccccagccctccagCCTTACAGCCATCCTTGTGTTCCTTGGAACCCTCTCCACCATAGTCCCCCTGACCCTCGTCATAGTCTCCATCAAAATCATCCCCAAAATCCTGACACTCCTCCTCATCCGGCTCCGCCTCAGCATTCCGGTCAAACACGTGATCCCCCTGCTTCATCTTCTCCAGCATCTGGTTCATGGTCTGTAATAGAAGAACGATTTATATAGAGACTGTAGGGCTATATGACTACTGTATCAAAACAATACCTCCAATCTGTATCATTTCCAAACTAAAATAAAGACgggtgcttcccaaatggcaccctattccctatatcgtgcactatatttgaccaggacccatagattcctggtcaaaagtagtgcactatataggaaatagggtgccatttgggatgcagctgtGTATATTGCCAGTGTATGTTGCTCTCACCTGGTCAGGGTTCCAGCTGGTGAAAGAGAAGTCTGCCAGGGAGGGGCAGATGGAGCTCTTCTCCTGGGTCTGCTGGAGACCACCTGTCCAATCACACAATCATTTCATGAATGATACCATTAATCGGAATATGTAGGCCAACTGCCAATACCTTACAGCAGTGTTTCTTAATCCTGGTTCTGggggggtgcacatttttgttttgtcctCACACTACATACCCGATTCCACTAACAGACTCATCATCATACCTTAGATTAGTAGAATCAGgagtgtagtgctagggcaaaacaaaaatgtgaaccGTTTTGGGTcaccaggaccaggattgagaaacaCTGCCTTACAGCATCACTCAACACAACCAGCTATAGGCTCTGAGAAAATCTAGAGATACTATGCCAGACTACAGCAAAAACAGCCCAGGGGTCACATGTATTcatgtctcagagtaggagcagTGCTTCATTTAATCTGGATTCTGCTGCAACAGGATCCGGCACTTCTCAGTTTCCTTTCGGAACCTATTTGCCAGGATTCAGTACCTGTCGTGGCAcgaaacattttttttctctcactgttttCAATGTCAAAATTAAAGTTGACTCCACTAGATTTCTGCCCCCTAACATATGTTATGTGAAAACATGCCTGATATTCTAAGAATTGATTCGTGTGGGCCGGCCCGGGTTTTTGCGCAACATTGTAGCCTATATAGACCAACGCACGTGGCCATTGCGGTGGTGAGAGAAAGAAACACGCCTGTATCTTGCACTACattatttatttccttatagaacCATAGACGCAAGAATTGTGCTGGAGGTGCCGCAGCACCCCTGATAAATGTTCATGTATTTACCAAAGTTATAGAATTATTGCCGTCTGTTCAGAAATAAGGAGTAGGCCTaaaatttagccacagaggatcaataacatttatttttttaatagcctagctgtggattgtgtgtagcccaatcGCAATGCAAGccaaaagactgctgaacagttcatcaaatggctatccggacaatttacattgacccccttttaTTTATTAATCTTAAATTGTTTTGCaccggctctatgcacactcagagtctacccacacacactcacaatgatattgatgccacacacacacacactttcacatatgctgctgctactctgtttattatatatcctgattgcctagtcacttttacctctacccacatgtacatactgtattacctcaactacctcgtacccctgcacattgactcagtactggtactccttgtacatAGCATTTTTGTTGTTACTATTCCtttttatttagaaaatatattagttttttttaacttttgcattgttgggaatgggcttgtaagtaagcatttcactgtaaagtctacacctgttgtattcagcggtatgtgaccaataaaatgtgatttgatgccTACAGTCAGGAACGAGCAGTAAATCTGTAAGTGAACAGCATGCTGCCAAAACAGACCTTTAGCAATAATTTAAAATACAATCTTGGGAAAACACAGGTTGTAAAGCAAATGGATCCTGCTGAAAAGACTAATATGTCTTCCAagttatcaacttccaaatagaCCTATTGAGTGAACTtcattgttttacaaagtaaaacaagagaTAAGCTTTTGGCACGAGCACATTAAACATCACCGGTGAGTGAGCTGCatatcattgggtgagtcagtgaaactggaaagctttttAAGACTAATTTCCTTttcatattgtacaatatgtttgtctccacacacctaggtcaaggctattgatggattcaagacaaggtcgtttttattgatctcagattcttagtttgtcagtgtcaaagtatcCAGAAATTCAGATAACTTGTtgggtattaaaaaagattctgctaaagTCTCGAGTCATCTAAAAGGatatagaattgcatgaaattagtttaTGAAAGACCACATTTTTCTCGGATCCCAGGCTACAAAATGGTTCCCCATGTGCGCAACTTCTGCAAATCATCTCTACTGTGCTATGCCAGTACGCAAAAGCGATAATGCATCCGATGCTTTATTATGAAGGTGAAAGTATTTTTTTATGCGTTCTggtacctcagagccccccaGGTCACCGCTCTCAGGCTCACTTTGTTCAGGCACCTcccaatttacaaattaagcactgagtaggagtgctgttctaggatcaggCTCCCATTGTACACATAATCGTAtacattgtgatctaaaaggcaaaactgatcctaaatcagaaCTTCTACTCTGAGGTATTTGCTACATATGTCAGTGTTACCTGTGAAGGACAGCGCAGGGACGTGCTGCAGAGGAGACTGGGAGCAGGATTGAGTGGAGTGCAGCAGGGTCATGTGGGAGGGGAAGAGCAGCTCACAGTGACTGTCTTCACTGAACAGCACTGACAGGAAGACGCCTGCTGTGCTGCTCTCATCGAAGGACGACGCCATGCGCTGGAACATGGGGTCCACCTGtagttggaggggtgggatgaTAATGAGGAGAATATTGGTGAGCTTACCATGTGTGAGCTTTGTAGGAACTTTCACAATCCTGTCTGGATCCATACTTAGTAAATATCATAATAAGTCCTCTGgctttgtatttattatggatccccataagCTGCTaccaatgcagcagctactcttcctggggtccggcaaaaggcagttatacaattttaataacatttcaatacattcataacagattacacaaatcaaatttcattggtcacatacacatggttagcagatgttaatgcgagtgtagcgcaatgcttgtgcttctagttctgacagtgcagtaatatctaacaagtaatctaacaattaaacaactacctaataaacacaaatctaaagggatggaataagaatatgtacatataaatatatggatgagtgatgaccgagcagcataggcaagatgcaatagattgtataagatacagtatataacatATTAGTTGACttatgtaagatatgtaaatattattaaagtggcattatttaaagtgactagtgatccatttattaaagtggccaacgATTTGAGTCTTGTGGTGGATgaatagataattaagatgttttatttgcataatatgcttatgtgagatacttgtcatatgtgaatgtattgttaaaccatgtgaagggatggcgtgattaatggggaaccaattatttgtctccacaatgtctgtgcgcaagtcactcccctcagtgagcttgtccaggagtggagtcaagaaggggtttacttgagatgggagtatctagagttgtcaattgatttatgccattggatgagctaatggttctgttctataccgtaccagggagagacggttccagtttggggtaggaggactagatactggtctatacaatgaacactgttgatacagcagttgctgtctgctatgttttatagatatttttcatacaaaacttaacctttgaaCTGTTCCTatgatctgttgttcgtcatgtacgttgagaggggtggatCTTGGGTGTAaaggatctttgtacttttgtgtaatcactttttcaatggttcattagagatgaccttcaatgatgcgctaagtgcttttgcaaaagcatcttaattattaaagatgtagttttaagtataactctgacttgtgtgtgaagtttgtaactctcctcattaggtaatgcagaaattagccaccacagtcTGCATGTCGGCAGCAGCcgctctgtgttagtgatggctgtttagtagtctgatggccttgagatagccgtttttcagtctctcggtcccagctttgatgcacctgtactgacatcgccttctggatggtagcggggtgaacaggcagtggctcgggttgttgatgtccttgatgatctttctggccttcctgtgacatcaggtgctttaggtgtcctggagggaatgtagtttgcccacggtgatgcgttgtgcagaccgcaccaccctctggagagccttgcggttgagggcggtgcagttgccgtaccaggcggggatacagcccgacaggatgctctcaattgccCATCATTAAAAGTTTGCcaaggttttaggtgacaagccaaatttcttcagcttcctgacgtcatcatcatctcctttgttttgttaatgttgagtgagaggttgttttcctgacaccacactccgagtgccctcacctcctccctgtaggctgtcttgtcattgttggtaatcaaacccACTACTGTTGTATCGTCTGCAaaattgatgattgagttggaggcatgcatggccacgcaggtaaggtggaggtgatccttgactagtctctcaaagcacttcatgatgacagaagtgagtgctacggggcgatagtcatttagttcaattaTCTTTACCTTCCTgggtacagggacaatggtggccaccttgaagcatgtggggacagcagactgggatagggagcgattgaatatgttcTTAAGAAcactagccagctggtctgcgcatgctctgaggatgcggctagggatgctgtctgggccagcagccttgcaagggttaacacgttaaaATGTTTTACGttagccacggagaaggagaggcccgcactccttggtagcgggccacgtcggtggcacttATCCTCAacgcgggcaaagaaggtgtttcgtttgtctggaagcaagacggtGTCCGTGACgtagctggttttctttttgtagtccgtaactgcctgtagaccctgccacatacgtctcgtgtctgagctgttgaattgcgactccccCTTTTCCCTATACCAACATGTCggttgtttgattgccttgcagagggaataaatacactgtttatattcagccatattcccagtcatctttcaGACAGCAGCTCACAACACACTCGGTGTTGTGcatttgttattgtgtgtgtgtatgcatgtgtctgtgcctatgtttgtgttgcttcacagtccccgctgttccataaggtgtatttttatctgttttttaaatctgattctactgcttgcatcagttacctgatgtggaatagagttccatgtagccatggctctatgtagtactgtgcgcctcccatagtctgttctggacttggacggtgaagagacctctggtggcatgtcttgtggggtatgcatgggtgtctgagcggTGTGTTTGTCGTTTAAATAGAGAGCTCGGtgttttcaacatgtcaatacctcccACAAATACAATTAGTGATTAAGTCAATCTCTCCAGCTATGCTGCCctattctgagccaattgcaattttctaactccctctttgtggcacctgaccacacgactgaacagtagtccaggtgcgacaaaactagggcctgtaggacctgccttgttaatAGTGCTGTTAAGGTAAAACagctctttattatggacagacttctcaccatcttagctactgttgtatcaatatgttttaaccattacagtttacaatccagggttactccaagcagtttagtcacctcaacatgCTCAATTTCctgtggcatgtcgttagtaaagattgaaataagtaaggggcctagacagctgccctggggaattcctgattctacctggattatgttggtaAGGCTTCTGTTAAAGAacactctctctgttctgttagcCAGGTAACTGTTTATCCACAATATCACAGGGGGTgcaaagccataacacatacgtttttccagtagcagactatgatcaataatgtcaaaagcccaCTAAAGTCTAACAAAGCAGCCCCCACAATATTTATCATGAATTTCTCTCAGACAATCATcaatcatttgtgtaagtgctgtgcttgttgaatgtccttccctataagcgtgctgaaagtctgttgtcaatttgtttactgtaaaatagcattgtatccagtcaaacacaatttttcccaaaaccttactaagggttggtaagaGGCTGATAGggtggctatttgagccagtcaTTCCTCTATTCTTAGGTggcggaattacttttgcttccctccaggcccgaGGGCATACACTTTCTagtaatacaataataacaattatttcacctcttccacactcactttacaaaATTAAAAAGGCTTTCCGCACCAATTACATTTATATTCAGAGTTTGGCTATGTGTCTCAAACATGTCCAGGTGACTCCACATCAAACCTCACAGGCATAGCCTGGTACTTTACCTCATGCTATTCCTGGAGCAGGAAAACCATCACTTACCTCACACTTCCTCTCTGACTCAGAGCTGTTGATGTTGCTCAGGTTCTGCTCCACAGTCTTTTTGGGAGGCCTCTTCTTCTTCACCACCTGCTTGGCAGCCAGCTCTCCTGCAGCaccatcctccatctctcccccatctcctgcTCCATACGCATAGGAAAAGGTCAGAGCCCGATGATCTTAAATTGACAacaattattacattttttacgaCAGAGTAAGTCACAgtatggcaccatattccctatatagtgcactacgctGTGTCAAACGTAGTGGACAATAAAGGGAATagtttgccatttgggacacagacagtgtATGGATGTTATAGTTAAGAGGCTCTCACCTTCCCCAGGCTTGGTCTCAGCACCCAGGCCTCCCAGTACTCTGTAGGCATCAGCATGGACAGCATCCACTCGGACTGCGTAAATCTTGGTGCTGGCATCCAAGGTACCCGCTGCCACCTAGGCAAGGACAGAGAAAAACACATTCTCATACAGCCAACAGACGCTAGGCCCATAAAGTGAAATGACCAGTCTGTCATCAATATACTCCATTAGTTTGGAATAAGCCTATaaaaacaaacaatgtatatcTTAAGTGGTTGCGCTAAAAACGTATTTCTTCATTAGTAGATTATACTTTAATCTCCTCAATAGTAGTGCAAATCTTAAGAGTTTTGTGATGAGTAAATTTAAGGAGACATAAGAAACAGAAACTACAATAAAGGAATAATTAATGTATCAAGCCATACCTTGAAATTTGTGAGCTCAGAATCCTTCTGTTTGAGGATGTCAGCCATGTAGTCAATCAGGTGGAGACCAAAGGCATTTTTGGTGGTAATTTTCTACAAAAATAGGACAAGGCTTTGTGAATCTGAGACGCCAGTTTCCAATAACCTGCATGGttggagatacagtgccttcagaaagtattcacaccccttgacttttcccacattttgttctgttatagcctgaatttaaaatggattaaattgagattgtgtgtcactggcctgcCTAcagacaataccacataatgtcaaagtggaattatgttttttattttgcaAATTAATAACAAA from Salmo trutta chromosome 9, fSalTru1.1, whole genome shotgun sequence includes these protein-coding regions:
- the LOC115200373 gene encoding condensin complex subunit 2 isoform X2, which encodes MSSSSSPLSRVRQWASPSLKHRGASPAASSTPLFASFEGNDDELERRQRRRSRVIDLQAAADSSFNESPSHSTTETPAAVPKLSNAQISEHYSTCIKLSTENKITTKNAFGLHLIDYMADILKQKDSELTNFKVAAGTLDASTKIYAVRVDAVHADAYRVLGGLGAETKPGEGDGGEMEDGAAGELAAKQVVKKKRPPKKTVEQNLSNINSSESERKCEVDPMFQRMASSFDESSTAGVFLSVLFSEDSHCELLFPSHMTLLHSTQSCSQSPLQHVPALSFTGGLQQTQEKSSICPSLADFSFTSWNPDQTMNQMLEKMKQGDHVFDRNAEAEPDEEECQDFGDDFDGDYDEGQGDYGGEGSKEHKDGCKAGGLGRGRDVIPIGERDIATMCLQLSNQPREYSYFSPRTMAAWAGPGYWRFKPLHKKDNMPEKEGRKRKPKKAFEIDFNVHVNFETYFRTTRAATTIIKSALSTSNRKTTLAADFQFPPETLSQLSLKPASPLCKEGQKRLSGELESIGDYDYNNDTANFCPGLQGGDSDDGEGFSGGADATQPSADSNLASSQDHDDVSTYGEDNLVPEPHRVNKIEINYAKTAKKMDMKRLKNTMWNLLTDSLEKTAKEVENAETLEVSGEKVFSQTTKTLLQSLPPTMAQNLSVPLAFVVLLHLANEKNLELVKVDDMSDIVIKQGIGYKQTAR
- the LOC115200373 gene encoding condensin complex subunit 2 isoform X1 encodes the protein MSSSSSPLSRVRQWASPSLKHRGASPAASSTPLFASFEGNDDELERRQRRRSRVIDLQAAADSSFNESPSHSTTETPAAVPKLSNAQISEHYSTCIKLSTENKITTKNAFGLHLIDYMADILKQKDSELTNFKVAAGTLDASTKIYAVRVDAVHADAYRVLGGLGAETKPGEDHRALTFSYAYGAGDGGEMEDGAAGELAAKQVVKKKRPPKKTVEQNLSNINSSESERKCEVDPMFQRMASSFDESSTAGVFLSVLFSEDSHCELLFPSHMTLLHSTQSCSQSPLQHVPALSFTGGLQQTQEKSSICPSLADFSFTSWNPDQTMNQMLEKMKQGDHVFDRNAEAEPDEEECQDFGDDFDGDYDEGQGDYGGEGSKEHKDGCKAGGLGRGRDVIPIGERDIATMCLQLSNQPREYSYFSPRTMAAWAGPGYWRFKPLHKKDNMPEKEGRKRKPKKAFEIDFNVHVNFETYFRTTRAATTIIKSALSTSNRKTTLAADFQFPPETLSQLSLKPASPLCKEGQKRLSGELESIGDYDYNNDTANFCPGLQGGDSDDGEGFSGGADATQPSADSNLASSQDHDDVSTYGEDNLVPEPHRVNKIEINYAKTAKKMDMKRLKNTMWNLLTDSLEKTAKVENAETLEVSGEKVFSQTTKTLLQSLPPTMAQNLSVPLAFVVLLHLANEKNLELVKVDDMSDIVIKQGIGYKQTAR